GCGGGCCCCGATCGGATGCCGGCTGGCTGTTGGCTCCGAGCCTGGCGCTGGTTCTGGCAGGGCTGATGCTGCCGCTGGTGCTGATGGCGCGCTACAGCCTCGCGCATTTCGACCCGGCGGCTACGGAGGTGTCGGGCTTCGGGGTAGAGAACTACACCCGCTTCTTCGGCGATCCCTTCTATCTCTGGATCCTGGCGCGGACGCTGACGGTCGCCCTGGCCTGCACGGCGATCTGCCTGCTGCTTGGCGTGCCGGCGGCCTATGTCATCAGCCGGGTGCCGAGCCGCAGGCTCAAGACCGCGCTGATCCTGGCGACCGTCATTCCTCTGCTAATGGGCAATGCCGTTCGCGCCGCCGGCTGGATGGTCCTGCTCGCCGACAAGGGTCTGATCAACTCGGCGCTGCTGGTCACCGGCGTCATCTCCGAGCCGGTGCGCATCCTCTATACGGGTTCGGCCGTCGTCATCGGCCTGATCGCCGTGCTGCTGCCCTTCATGATCATCTCGCTGCAGAGCGTGTTCGAGGGCATCGGCGAAACCTATGAGGAGGCGGCCGCGACCATGGGGGCACGCCCCTGGACGACGTTCTTCCGCGTGACGCTGCCGCTCGCCATGCCCGGCGTCTTCTCCGGCTGCCTGCTCTGCTTCGTGCTGGCGGTGAACGCCTATGCAACACCCGTGCTGATCGGCGGGCCGTCCTTCCAGATGATGGCACCCAAGGTCTACGAGCAGGCGATCAAGGTCTACAACTGGCCCTTCGCCGCGACTCTGGCCTTCATCCTCATGGGGGTGACGTTCGCCTTGACCGTGCTGTCCAGCATCACCCTGCAGAAGCGCTACGGGGCGCTTTGACCATGCAACACACCGGCATCTCCGTGACGCGTTCCTTCAGGCCGGCGATGATCGGCGGCTGCATCCTGGCATTCGTCATGGTGCTCGCCCCGCTGGTCGCGATCATCTGGGTGAGCTTCTTCGAGAACAAGATCATCAGCTTCCCGCCGACCGGCTATACGCTGAGCTGGTACGCGACGGCTTGGGAGATGCCGCGCTTCCGCGACGGCTTCGCGACCAGCCTGAAGCTCGGCGTGCTCGCCACCGCGATCAGCCTCGCGGTCGGCATCCCGGCCTCCGTGGTGCTGGCGCGCGGGCGCTTTCCTGGGCGCGAGGCGATCCAGTCGCTGCTGCTGGCGCCGCTGATCGTGCCGGGCATCGTGGCGGGCGCGGCCTTCTATATGTTCCTGATCGAGGCCGAGATCGTGACCGGCGTCCAGGTCGCGACCACCTTCACGGGGCTGGTGATCGCCCACAGCCTGATCGCCCTGCCCTGGACGGTGCGGCTCGTGACCGCTTCGCTGCTCGGTGTCGATCCGCAGCTGCGCGAAGCTGCGCTGACGATGGGCGCGCGTCCGTTCACGGCCTTTCGACGCGTGACATGGCCAGTGATCCGGCCCGGCGTCGTCGCGGGCGCGCTCTTCTCCTTCGTCGTCTCCTTCGTCGACCTCGAGAAATCGATCTTCCTGGTCGGACCGGGCACGACCACGCTGCCGATCGTCATCGTCAACTATCTGGAATGGAGCGTCGATCCGACCATCGCCGCGGTCGCCACCGTCCAGATCGCCCTGATCGCGGCCGGCCTCATCATCACCGATCGCTACTTCAAACTGGCGCGAGCCTTCTGAGAGGCCCCCCATGTCGCAAATATCCCTTCAGGACGTCACCAAGCGCTACGGCGCCCTGACCACGGTCGACCGTGTCTCGCTCGAGATCGGCCAGGGCGAGTTCGTCGCCTTCCTCGGCCCGTCGGGCTGCGGCAAGACCACAACCTTGCGCATGATCGCGGGGCTGACGCTGGCGAGCGAAGGCAGCATCCGCTTCGGCACGCGCGACGTGACCGACCTGCCGCCCTATCTGCGCAATGCCGGGCTCGTCTTCCAGGGCTACGCGCTCTTCCCGCACATGAGCGTCGCGCAGAACGTCGTGTTCGGGCTGGAAATGCGCGGGATCGACCGCACGCAGGCCGAGCGCCGCGTGCAGGAGGCGCTGGCGCTCGTCAAGCTCGACCATCTCGCCGACCGCCTGCCGAAGCAGCTTTCTGGGGGCCAGCAGCAGCGCGTCGCGCTCGCCCGCGCCATCGTCTACGAACCGGAGGTCCTGCTCCTCGACGAACCGCTCTCGGCGCTCGACGCCAAGCTGCGGCACGAGGTGCGCACCGATCTCAGGCGCCTCCAATCCCGCCTGGGCCTGACCACGATCTTCGTCACGCATGATCAGGATGAGGCGCTGGCGGTCGCGGACCGGATCGTCGTGATGTCGGCCGGAAAGGTCGAACAGGTCGGCACGCCGCGCGAGATCTATCAGCGCCCCGCCAGCCGCTTCGTCGCCGAATTCATCGGGCTCACCAACATCTTCGCCGGCAGCATCGAGTCCGCAGGCAGCTTCCTGACGAAGGGAGGCGAGCACTTCGCGGTATCGCCCGATCGGGGCGCGGCTGGGGTCACCGCTTTCGCCGTACGGC
This sequence is a window from Bosea vestrisii. Protein-coding genes within it:
- a CDS encoding ABC transporter permease; this encodes MQHTGISVTRSFRPAMIGGCILAFVMVLAPLVAIIWVSFFENKIISFPPTGYTLSWYATAWEMPRFRDGFATSLKLGVLATAISLAVGIPASVVLARGRFPGREAIQSLLLAPLIVPGIVAGAAFYMFLIEAEIVTGVQVATTFTGLVIAHSLIALPWTVRLVTASLLGVDPQLREAALTMGARPFTAFRRVTWPVIRPGVVAGALFSFVVSFVDLEKSIFLVGPGTTTLPIVIVNYLEWSVDPTIAAVATVQIALIAAGLIITDRYFKLARAF
- a CDS encoding ABC transporter permease, which produces MTAATMVDEGGAAAAPGRPVRRGPRSDAGWLLAPSLALVLAGLMLPLVLMARYSLAHFDPAATEVSGFGVENYTRFFGDPFYLWILARTLTVALACTAICLLLGVPAAYVISRVPSRRLKTALILATVIPLLMGNAVRAAGWMVLLADKGLINSALLVTGVISEPVRILYTGSAVVIGLIAVLLPFMIISLQSVFEGIGETYEEAAATMGARPWTTFFRVTLPLAMPGVFSGCLLCFVLAVNAYATPVLIGGPSFQMMAPKVYEQAIKVYNWPFAATLAFILMGVTFALTVLSSITLQKRYGAL
- a CDS encoding ABC transporter ATP-binding protein, producing MSQISLQDVTKRYGALTTVDRVSLEIGQGEFVAFLGPSGCGKTTTLRMIAGLTLASEGSIRFGTRDVTDLPPYLRNAGLVFQGYALFPHMSVAQNVVFGLEMRGIDRTQAERRVQEALALVKLDHLADRLPKQLSGGQQQRVALARAIVYEPEVLLLDEPLSALDAKLRHEVRTDLRRLQSRLGLTTIFVTHDQDEALAVADRIVVMSAGKVEQVGTPREIYQRPASRFVAEFIGLTNIFAGSIESAGSFLTKGGEHFAVSPDRGAAGVTAFAVRPEQISLQADAGMGSDVCTVPATVEDVVYRGSLTEIVVRMGSGMPIVVHRQNADLPSGDDLRPGQTVVASWPTGAAMLF